DNA sequence from the Candidatus Obscuribacterales bacterium genome:
TTCTAATACAAACACAAGATCATATTTAGGGATGATGTAATCATCAATAAAATGCTCCAACTATTCAGTTTTTCGCAGAAATAGCTATGACTGCCAGCCCCCCTCCCTCCCTTGATGCCGTCGATCAACAGATTGTCACCCTTCTACGGGTTGATGGTCGCATGACCTTCACCGAAATTGCTAAGCGCTTAGACATCCCTGAAGCAACTGCCCGCTATCGGGTGCAGCGATTACTTCAGTCTGGCACAATTCAAATCCACGCCTGGCCCAACCCCGAAAAGCTAGGAACACCCCACATTTTGATGCTCTATTTAACAGTGGACAATAGTCAGGTGATGTCCGTTGCTGAACAGCTTACTGCCATGGACGAGGTGCGGTTTGTGGCGGTAGCTGCCGGACGATACAACATTATTGCTGATGTGTACTACGG
Encoded proteins:
- a CDS encoding Lrp/AsnC family transcriptional regulator; this translates as MTASPPPSLDAVDQQIVTLLRVDGRMTFTEIAKRLDIPEATARYRVQRLLQSGTIQIHAWPNPEKLGTPHILMLYLTVDNSQVMSVAEQLTAMDEVRFVAVAAGRYNIIADVYYGNHGEILDFLAKLQQVSGVVSYESQIVLKLLKAEYNPLQSL